A genomic region of Oleidesulfovibrio alaskensis DSM 16109 contains the following coding sequences:
- a CDS encoding SCO family protein, whose amino-acid sequence MKMPALLSIAAVVVFCLLAITGIPAAAEEHTAHTMQNPEARPAAVPHAETGHGHEDTGHEAHTAAEGMPQKEDAHVHPSASAAPQAAEVDEKLGQYVPEGLSFTDSQGRVVDIRSVMDKPTIVAPVYYSCPTVCNILMSSIASVLPGVTLTPGKDYKVLSVSFDELDTPELAARKKANYMQALDNAFPPEAWLFLTGDKHNIDAFMDSIGFRFQRQGRDFIHPVVLVAVSPEGKIVRYLYGSGFLPFDITMAATEAAEGKVGLSVKRVLAYCFTYDPEGKRYVFDFMRIAGIVVLSGIALFLFLLLRGGKKRN is encoded by the coding sequence ATGAAGATGCCTGCCTTGCTGTCAATAGCAGCTGTTGTGGTCTTCTGCCTGCTTGCCATTACCGGCATACCCGCTGCAGCCGAAGAGCATACAGCTCATACCATGCAGAATCCGGAAGCCCGGCCGGCAGCAGTGCCACATGCCGAGACAGGGCACGGGCACGAAGATACCGGCCACGAAGCCCATACGGCAGCGGAGGGGATGCCTCAGAAAGAGGACGCCCATGTTCATCCATCCGCTTCTGCCGCCCCCCAGGCGGCAGAAGTGGATGAAAAGCTCGGGCAGTATGTGCCCGAAGGACTTAGCTTCACAGACTCACAGGGGCGCGTGGTCGATATTCGATCCGTTATGGACAAACCGACCATTGTCGCCCCTGTTTATTATTCCTGCCCCACGGTATGCAATATTCTGATGAGTTCCATAGCCAGCGTACTGCCCGGTGTCACCCTTACCCCCGGCAAAGATTATAAGGTGCTCAGCGTCAGTTTTGACGAACTGGATACCCCCGAGCTGGCAGCCCGCAAAAAAGCCAATTACATGCAGGCCCTTGATAACGCTTTTCCACCCGAAGCATGGCTGTTTCTCACCGGTGACAAACATAACATCGATGCATTTATGGACAGCATCGGTTTCCGCTTTCAAAGACAGGGCAGAGACTTCATCCACCCTGTAGTTCTTGTGGCGGTGTCGCCTGAGGGGAAAATAGTCCGCTACCTGTATGGCAGCGGTTTCCTGCCTTTTGACATCACCATGGCTGCAACGGAAGCGGCAGAAGGAAAAGTGGGACTGTCTGTAAAACGAGTGCTGGCATATTGTTTTACATACGACCCGGAAGGAAAACGCTATGTATTCGACTTTATGCGTATTGCAGGAATTGTGGTTCTTTCCGGCATAGCTTTGTTCCTCTTTCTTCTTTTGCGCGGCGGAAAAAAAAGAAACTGA
- a CDS encoding c-type cytochrome, which translates to MKKLIAIMSLCLVLGTGAAIATAAEDGASLYRMCAGCHGADGSKLAMGVGEPIKGQSAEQLYKNMKGYLDGSFGGSKKSVMINIMKRLNDEQIKTLADHIAKF; encoded by the coding sequence ATGAAAAAACTGATCGCAATCATGAGCCTGTGCCTTGTTCTCGGAACCGGAGCAGCCATTGCCACGGCAGCTGAAGACGGAGCCTCACTGTACAGAATGTGTGCAGGGTGCCACGGCGCCGACGGCAGCAAACTGGCCATGGGGGTCGGCGAACCAATCAAGGGGCAGAGCGCCGAACAGCTGTATAAAAACATGAAAGGCTACCTCGACGGTTCTTTCGGCGGATCTAAAAAAAGTGTCATGATCAATATCATGAAGCGCCTCAACGACGAGCAGATCAAGACTCTGGCCGACCACATCGCAAAGTTCTAA